A genomic stretch from Melospiza georgiana isolate bMelGeo1 chromosome 27, bMelGeo1.pri, whole genome shotgun sequence includes:
- the SCN2B gene encoding sodium channel subunit beta-2 isoform X2, translated as MGMEVMAPPIINALNGSSVKLSCTFNSCYKVENKQFSLNWTYQECSNCSEELFLQFRTKIMNKQLDRFGNRVEFTGNPAKYDVSFTLKNVQLEDEGTYNCYVLNPPDRHRGHGKISLKVLTQEPPKHDSTVAVIVGASVGGFLAVVILVLMVVKCVRRKKQQRLNTDDQKTEEEGKTDGEGNPDEGTK; from the exons ATGGGCATGGAGGTCATGGCCCCCCCCATCATCAACGCCCTGAACGGCTCCTCTGTGAAGCTCTCCTGCACCTTCAACTCCTGCTACAAGGTGGAGAACAAGCAGTTTTCCCTCAACTGGACGTACCAGGAGTGCAGTAACTGCTCGGAGGAGCTG TTCCTGCAGTTCCGCACCAAGATCATGAACAAGCAGCTGGATCGCTTCGGGAACCGCGTGGAGTTCACCGGCAACCCCGCCAAGTACGACGTGTCCTTCACCCTCAAGAACGTGCAGCTGGAGGACGAGGGCACCTACAACTGCTACGTGCTGAACCCCCCGGACCGGCACCGGGGCCACGGCAAGATCAGCCTCAAGGTGCTCACCCAAG agccccccaagCACGACTCGACGGTGGCCGTGATCGTGGGCGCCTCCGTGGGCGGCTTCCTGGCCGTGGTGATCCTGGTGCTGATGGTGGTGAAATGCGTGCGCcggaaaaagcagcagaggctCAACACGGACGACCAGAAGAcggaggaggaagggaagacGGATGGTGAAGGCAACCCCGACGAGGGCACCAAGTAA